The genomic region GATGATGTTCCCGATCGTCTCGTCGTTGTTCGCGGAGATGGTGCCGACCTGGGCGATCTCCTTGGGATCTTTCGTCGCCTTCGACATCTTCTTGAGCTCGCCGGCGACGGACTCGACGGCCTTGTCGATCCCGCGCTTGAGGCCCATCGGGTTGTAGCCGGCCGCGACCAGCTTCGCCCCTTCCTGGTAGATCTTCTGGGCCAGCACGGTGGCGGTGGTGGTGCCGTCGCCCGCGACGTCGCTCGTCTTGGAGGCGACCTCCTTCACCATCTGCGCGCCCATGTTCTCGAACTTGTCCGCCAACTCGACTTCCTTGGCCACCGTGACGCCGTCCTTGGTGACCAGGGGAGAGCCGAACGACTTCTCGATGATCACGTTGCGGCCCCGGGGGCCGAGGGTGACCTTGACCGCGTCGGCCAAAGCATCCACGCCCACCTTGATCTTGCCGCGGGCCTCCTCGCTGAATTTCAGAACTTTCGCCATCGTGTCCTTCCTCCTTGGTTTGTTCGCTCGTACGGGTGGGATTCGGCTTACTTGGTCAGGATCGCCAGGATGTCGTCTTCGCGCAGGATCAGGTGCTCCACGCCGTCGACCTTGATGTCCGTGCCGGAATACTTCCCGAACAGGATGCGGTCGCCCGCCTTCACCTCGGGGGCCACCCGGGTGCCGGTATCCGTCACCTTGCCGGGGCCCACGGCGACGACCAGGCCCTCCTGCGGCTTCTCCTTGGCTGAATCCGGGATAATGATCCCGCCCTTCGTCTTGGTTTCCTCTTCCACCCGCTTGATCAGAATCCTGTCCTGCAACGGCTTGACCTTCATGCTGTTTCCTCCTTCACCTCTGAAAGTGGTCTTGATGGCCTGACGGCAGTTAGCACTCGATTGTGTCGAGTGCTAACAAGGATCATACAGAAGACCCGGAAGTTCTGTCAAGGGGGTACGATAGAAAAAGAGGTTATGCGGATAAGCGTAAGACTTTCAGGGAATTGGACCAGGAGCGGAGGTGGGGACGCCCGTTTTACAGCTTTCGGCGGGTCATCTCCTCCTCGAAATATTTCCGGTACAGGATATCCCACTCCCGCCCGCCCTCCGGCACCTTGCGGGAAAGCCGTGAGATCCGGTCCCGGGCGAAGGCGTCCACCGCCTCCTCGGCCTGGGCGTACGATTCAAGGACCGCCTTGGCCTCCCGGTGCGCCGCCGGCTCGTCCGGGAAATCCGCGACCCCCCCCCTGTGGAGGGCGTTGCGCAGCAGGTGGGAAAGATGGGAGATGCGGGCCTCGGTCAGGCGCACGGCGCTCTCCTCACAGGACGACGTCCCGCTCTTTGGCGAGACGTTCCTTGATCTTCTGAAACAGGATGCGGCTGTTCGCCTGGGACCGCTCGATCTTTCCCAGGTGCTTCTCGAGCAGGGCCTCCGCCTCGCGATCGAGCTCCGCCTCGCGCTGGATGTCCTTGTGGATCTCCGCGGTCATCCGGGAGAGGAGCGCGTCATCGGACACTTTCGGGTGGATCAGCCCCTTCGCCTTCCAGCGGGACAGGATCGCGGCGCAGAGGCGACGGATCAGATCGTCGGTGAATCTCAACGCCCCGCCCCTTTCCCTGCTACCCAGCCGCGGAAGTCGGGGCCGATGACGCCCCGCTTTCTGTATCTTTCCATCGAAACGGCGCAGGGGCAATCCCTTTCCTCCCCCGCGATGGCGCGGGCGGCCGCGATCGCGATCCCTGGAATCGCGTCTTTCGCGGCCTCGACGGCCGCCGCCTCCCCGGGAGGCAGCGTCCCTTCGAACAGGTCGCCGCGCCGGTACGGCATCTTCCGAACCCCTTCCGCGTAGTTCGTCACGTACGCCACCGGCGCGTAGCAGATCTCGAGCTCCCGCGCGAGGAACGCCTCGGGGCACAGGGTCATACCGACGAGATCCGCCCCGGCGCGCGCGAGAAACCGGATCTCGGCGGGGGTCTCGAGGCGCGGCCCCTCGGTGCAGGCGGAGGTACCGCCGAAATGGATGCGCTTCCCTGCATCGCGCCCTCCTTCGCGTCGCGTCGCTACGCTACGGAGGGAGTCCCGCAGACGCTCGCAGAACACGGGGAACTGCCGGAGGAAGCCGATCCCCTTTCCCTCGTAGAAGGTCGACGGGCGGTTCCGGGTGAAGTCGAGGAGGTCGTCGGGAAGGACCAGGTCGCCGGGCCGGACCTTCCGGGAGATGGCGCCGGGCCCCGTCCAGGCGACGATCCGTGTCACCCCCAGGGACTTCGCGGCGTAGATGTTGGCGCGGTAGTTCACGTACGGCGCGGTCTTCTCGTACCCTTTCTCGCCGTGCCGCGAGAGGAAAAGGAAGCGGAAACCGGCGCTCTCGCAGAGGTGGACGGGGTTGGAAAAGCCGTATGGCGTCCGGACGCGCCTGGAGGAGAGCCTCTTCCCCAGCGCGCCCGGGGGGAGGGCGTATGCCCCGGATCCTCCGAGGAGGAGGACCCGGGGCATGTCAGACGCCGTACCCTTTCTCAGAAAGCGACCCGGATGCCGAGGTTGCCTGTCCACCCGCTCATGTTGACGTCAAAGTCACGACCCGAGCTGTCCCGGAACGTGGGATTAACCCAGTGGTATTTCCCCTCGAAGTTGAGCGCTATCCGGGGGTTGAGCCACATGTCGAGACCGACGGACAAGTAGCCTCCGAAATCGGTGCTGCTGTCGTCGATTCCGGTGGAAATAACCCCCGGCCGTTCTTTGAGACTGGAAAAATAGAGCCCCAGCCCGGCCCCGACATACGGTTCGATGAAAGGGTGCGGGAGGATGAACCTGCCACCGATCGTCAGCGGGACCACGGTCGCCTCGTCCGATCCGCGCTCCGCGCGATAGGCGCCGACCGTACCGTCGATGGCGAAGAACGGCGATACGCGGGAACCGATCCCGACGTCGAAATTCCACCCGGTGTCGTACCCATCCAACCCGTCGCTATCGCTGTTGGGATCGAAGACGCCCGCGTGCCCGAAGAAGTACGGCTGGCCGTACTGCGCGTGCCGCGGCGGCGGAGCCTGGTAGCCGCGCGGGGGCGGTGGGGGCGGCGCGTACTCCCCGGGGCTCCCTCCATGGGGCCCCCGTTCGTACCGGTCGTAATCGGCCGCGACGGCGGCCGTCGCGGTCGCCGCGACGAACAGTCCGACGAAAACCAACGCGAGATGCTTCCTCATAATGTTTGTCCTCCTTTTTCCCCCGGCAAAGCCGGTTATGGGATTGAGGATACCGCCCGACGAGGTGGAAAGAAAGGGGCGGAATCCATATAATGGTGCCTTCCTAGCCGACAACTATACGACGCACCGACGGGAGATATTCATGATCATCGTCATGGGAGCGGGTGCGGCCCAAAAAGAGATCCGCACCGTCATCGCCAGGATCAAGGCGTTGGGGTACACCCCGCACCCGATTTTCGGCAAGGAACGCACCGTCATCGGCGCGATCGGGGACGAGCGCGGCAAGATCGTCCTCCAGGGGCTCGAGTCGCTCCCCGGGGTGGAGCGTGTCGTCCCGATCCTCAAGCCGTACAAGCTCGCCAGCCGGGAGGTGAAGCCGGAACGGACGGTCATCCGCATCGCCCCCGGGGTGACGGTCGGGGACCGGCAGCTCCTGGTCATCGCGGGTCCCTGCTCCGTGGAGAGCGAGGCACAGATGATCGAAACCGCGCTGGCCGTGAGGAAGGCGGGCGCCCACGTGCTGCGCGGCGGGGCGTGGAAGCCGCGCACCTCCCCGTATGCCTTCCAGGGACTGGAGGTCAAGGGCCTCAAGATCCTTCGCAAGGCGGGGGATCGCGCGGGGATGCCGATCGTCACCGAGGTGATGACCCCGGCCGACGTCGACCTGATCGCCCAATTTTCCGACATCCTCCAGGTCGGTGCGCGCAACGTCCAGAACTTCTCCCTCCTCAAGCGGATCGGCAAGTCGAAGCGCCCCATCCTCCTCAAGCGCGGGATGATGACGACGATCACCGAGTACCTGATGAGCGCGGAATATTGCCTGTCCGAGGGGAGCCGCCAGGTGATCCTGTGCGAGCGCGGCATCCGGACCTTCGAGGACGCCACGCGGAACACCCTCGACCTCTCCGCGATTCCGGTCCTCAAGGATCGCACCCACCTGCCGGTCATCGCAGATCCGTCCCACGCGACCGGCGTGGCGCGCCTCGTGCCCCCCATGGCGTGCGCCGCCGTCGCCGCGGGCGCCGACGGTCTGATGATCGAAGTCCACCCCACGCCGGAGAAGGCGCTCTCCGACGGTCCGCAGTCCCTCACCTTCCCGAAGTTCGCCGAAATGATGGCGATGCTGCGGCCCTTCATCGCCGCGGCGGGGAGAACGCTCTGATCCGCAAGATCCTCCTGCCGGCCCTCGCCGCGGGCCTCCTCCTCCACTTCGGCTACTCGTACTACCAGGTGAGGCGGGGGGCCGCCGGGGACGCCTGGGAGGTCCCCTCCATCCTCTACGGACGCCCCACGGAGGTCCGCACGGGGGACCACCTCGGAAACCTCCGTTTCACCGAGCGGCTTCGCCTCCTCTCCTACAAGAAGGTCGCGGGGAAACCGTCCGTCGCCGGAACCTGGTCCGAGGAACCCGGCCGCGTCCTCGTCTACACCCGCGACTACCGGGTCGAGGAGACCCCGCACACCGGCGGCCCGGTGGTGATCGAGGTCCGCGACGGGCGGGTCGATTCGATCGTATCTTCCGCCGGGATCTCGCTCGATTCGATCCACCTCGAACCGGAGGAGATCGGGCGAATCCTCGGTCCCCGCATGGAATCGCGGCGAATCGTCCCCCTTTCGGCGATCCCGTCGTCGCTGCAGCAGGCCGTGCTCGCCGCCGAGGATGCCCGTTTCTACTCCCACTTCGGGATCGACGTGGTCGGGATCGCCCGCGCGCTCATGAAGAATCTGCGGGAGCGGCGATTCGCCCAGGGGGGGTCCACGATCACGCAGCAGCTGGCGAAGAACTTCTTCCTCTCCCCGAAGAAGACGATCGGGCGGAAGCTTCACGAGGCGGAGCTCGCCCTGGCGCTCGAGCTGCGGTACCCGAAGAGGACGATCCTCGAGATGTACCTGAACAAGATCTATTTCGGCCAGGAGGGTGCCCGCGGGATCTACGGGGTCGAGGAGGCGGCGGGCTTCTACTTCTCCAGGCACGCGGCGGACCTCACCCTCGAGGAGGCCGCGATGCTGGCCGGCGTCATCCGCTCGCCGAACCGGTACTCCCCGTTCCGCGCCCCGGCGGCCGCGAAGGAGCGTCGCAACGCGGTGCTCGCGAGAATGCGCCAGTTGGGGATGATCGGGGAGGTGGAATACCGCCGGGCCTCCCATGCTCCGGTTCGCACCCGGGCCCGACGCACCCCGGCGAACATGGCGGCGTACTTCGCCGACTACATCCAGAGGGTCACCGAGGACGACCTGGGGGGCGAGAAGCTCTTCCACTCCGGCTACCGTTTCTACACCACCCTCGACCCGATGCAGCAGGCCGCGGCGGAGGAGGCGGTGGCGAAGGGGCTCGCGGAAATCGGAAAAACGGCCTTGCCCGCCAGCGAGCCGCTGCAGGCGGCGCTCGTCGCGGTGGACCCGGCGACGGGGGAGATGACCGCGATGGTGGGGGGACGCGGCTACGGGGAGACGCAGTTCAACCGGGCGACCGATGCGAAGCGGCAGCCGGGGAGCGCCTTCAAGCCGTTCGTCCTGCTCGCGGCGATGGAGCGGGCGGCGCAGGGAAAGGGGAAGACGACTCTCTCCACGATCGTCTCCGGCGAGCCCGTGACGGTGCCGGGGCCGACGGAGCCATGGACCCCGTCGAACTTCGAGGGGAAGCGCTACGGGGAGATCACGGTGCGGAAGGCGATCGAGGAGTCGGTGAACACCGCTACCGTCCGGCTCGCGCTGGACGTCGGCCTGCCCGAGGTGGTGAAGACCGCCCGCGCCGCAGGGATCGTATCCCCCCTCTCCCCCGTCCCCTCGATGGCGCTGGGCAGCTTCGAGGTGACGCCGTTGGAGCTCGCCTACGCGTACACGACGATCGCGTCCGGCGGGATCCGTTACGAACCGTTCCCTCTTTATTCCGCGACCACCGCGGACGGGGAGATCCTCACCTCGGCGAAGGTCCACTGGGAACGCACGATCGACCCGCGGGCGGCGTACCTCACCGGGTACGCGATGGAAGGGGTTCTCGACCGCGGCACGGCGAAAGCGGCGAAGGGGATGGGGATCTACTTCCCCGCCTCGGGGAAGACCGGGACCACGGACCGGAACCGCGACTCCTGGTTCGTCGGCTTCACCCCCGACGTCGTCTGCGCGGTCTGGGTCGGGTACGACTCGGGCGCGGACAGCGGGCTGACGGGAGCCAAAGGGGCGCTTCGGATCTGGGCGCGCTTCCTTCGCGCCCTCTACCCGGAATCCGGACCCGTGACCCTGCGGGCCCCCGACGGGATCGTGACGGCGGAGATCGACCCGGAGTCCGGGTTCCTCGCCACCACCGCGTGCCCGCAGACGCTGCGGGAGGCGTACCTTTCCGGGACGGCGCCGAAGGACTATTGCCCCCTCCATCCGGTGAATCCCGTCGTGGACACCTTCCGCCGCGGGGTGCGCGACGTCGGCGACTTCATCCGCAACCTGTTCAAATAGCCGGACCGCGTGGTATAAAAACGTTTTCCACGCACCATGGAGAAGAGCCGGATCATGGACTACAAGGAAACGCTCAACCTGCCGCAGACGGAATTCCCGATGCGGGCCAACCTCGCCCAGCGGGAGCCCGCGACGCTCGCCCGGTGGGAAGGGATGGGGCTGCACCGGAGGATGGTGGAGAACCGGAAAGGGCGCCCCACCTTCGTCCTGCACGACGGCCCCCCGTACGCGAACGGGCACATCCACATCGGGCACGCGCTGAACAAGATCCTCAAGGACATGATCGTCAAGTACCGTACGATGGCGGGATCCCTCTCCGTCTACATCCCGGGCTGGGATTGCCACGGCCTGCCGATCGAGCACCAGGTGGACAAGATCCTCGGGGCGAAGAAGGGAACGATCCCGACGGGGGACAAGCGCCGCCTCTGCCGTTCGTTCGCGGCGAAGTTCATCGACATCCAGCGGGAGGAGTTCAAGCGCCTCGGCGTGCTGGGCGACTGGGAGAACCCGTACCGGACGATGACGTTCGACTACGAGGCCGGCATCCTGCGGGAGTTCGGCCGGTTCGTGGGGAGCGGGGCCGTGTACCAGGGGACGAAGCCGGTCTACTGGTGCCTCTCGTGCCGGACGGCGCTGGCCGAGGCGGAAGTCGAGTACGCGGATCACACCTCCGACTCCATCCACGTCAAGTTCCCGTTCGCGGAGCCGCCCGGGAAGATCCACCCGGCGCTTTCGGGGAAGAAGGTCTTCTTCGTCATCTGGACGACCACGCCGTGGACGATTCCGGCCAACCTCGGGATCGCGCTGCATCCCGACTACGACTACGTCGCGCTCGAGGCGGGCGGCGAGGTGTACGTCGTCGCCGAGGGGCTTGCCGAACGGTTCGCGGCCGAGACGGGGCTTTCCTCCCCGGCGACCCTTGCGACGTTCCGCGCCGGGCACCTCGAGAGGATGCGGTGCCGCCACCCGTTCGTCGACCGCGACTCCCTCCTCGTCCTGGCCGACTATGTGACGCTCGATGCGGGGACCGGGTGCGTCCACACGGCGCCCGGCCACGGCCGCGAGGATTACGAGACGGGGCTCAAGTACGGCCTGCCGATCCTCGCCCCGCTGAACGACGAGGGCCGCTTCACCGAGGACGTCCCGTTCTTCGCGGGACTGCGGGTGTTCGAGGCGAACCCGAAGGTGAACGAAAAACTCGCCGAGGTCGGCGCCCTGATGTCCCACGGGGAGATCACCCATTCCTACCCGCACTGCTGGCGCTGCAAGAACCCCGTCATCTTCCGGGCGACGAAGCAGTGGTTCATCTCGATGGACCGGGCCGGACTGCGGGAGAAGTCGCTCGCCGGCATCCGCAAGGTGCGTTGGATCCCGGGCTGGGGGCAGGAGCGGATCGAGGGGATGATCGCGAACCGCCCCGACTGGTGCATCTCCCGCCAGCGCGCCTGGGGCGTGCCGATCGCACTTTTCCGTTGCGAGGGGTGCGGACATCACCTGCTCGACCGGAATCTCATCGACCACGTGGCGGGATTCTTCGAGAAGGAAGGGGCCGACGCCTGGTTCGACCGGAAGGTGCCGGAACTGCTCCCGCCGGGAACGGCGTGCCCGGAGTGCGGCGGGACGGCGTTCGGCAAGGAGACCGACATCCTCGACGTCTGGTTCGACTCGGGCGTCTCCTACGCCTGCGTCTGCGAGGGGAAGGAGAACCTGGGCATTCCCGTCGACCTCTACCTGGAAGGTTCCGACCAGCACCGCGGGTGGTTCCACTCCTCCCTTCTCGCCGCCGTGGGAACGCGCGGCTTCCCGCCGTACCGCGGGGTCCTGACGCACGGATTCGTCGTCGACGGCAAGGGCGAGGCGATGCACAAGTCGAAGGGGAACGTGATCGCCCCGGAGGAGATCATCAAGAAGCACGGCGCCGAGCTGCTGCGCCTTTGGGTCGCGGCCGCGGATTACCGGGACGACATCCGGCTGTCAAAGGACATCCTCGACCGGCTGACGGAGGCGTACCGGAAGGTACGCAACACGATCCGCTACCTTCTGGCGAGCTTGAGCGACTTCGACCCGGCGCGGGACGCGGTTCCGGTAAACCGGATGGAGGAGATCGACCGGTACGCCCTGGTCCTCTTCGACCGGCTGGCGGCGACGGTGCGCAAGGCGTACGAGGAGTACGAATTCTACATCCTGTTCCATGCGGTGAACAACTTCTGCTCCGTGGACCTGTCCGCGTTCTACCTGAACGTGCTGAAGGACCGGATGTACTGCTCCCCGGCCGGCGACCCGGCGCGACGCTCCGCGCAGACCGCGATCTTCGAAATCGCCCGGGGGCTGCTGTCGCTGACGGCCCCGGTGCTGTCGTTCACCACCGACGAGGCGTGGGCATATCTTCCCGCGTACCCGGGGAAGCCGGAGAGCGTCTTCCTCTCGGACCTCCCGGAGCCTCTTGGGATCCCGGAGGCGGAGGCGATCGGGGCCCGATGGGAGCGGATCCTCGCGCTGCGTTCGGAAGTCGCCCAGCCGCTGGAGACGGCGCGCAAGGAGAAGGTGATCGGCAGCGGCCAGGACGCGCTGGTCTCGATCGCCCCGGGACCCTTCGCGGACCTCTTCGATACGCACGCGCGGGAGATCCGCGACACGCTGATCGTTTCGGGAATCGCCACGGGCGAGGTGACCGGCCCCGGGGTGTACGAGAGCGCCGCCTTCCCGGGGCTGAAGGTCAAGGTGGAAAAAGCGCCGTGGAAAAAATGCGAACGGTGCTGGAACCATACGCCCGAGGTGGGAACGCTCGCCGGGACCCCGGAGCTGTGCCAGCGGTGCGCGGCCGCGGTGGGGAAGTGACGCCTTGCCAGTGACCCTCCTGCGGAAATTTTCGGTGCCGATCGTCTCGGCGCTCCTGCTCGGAGCCGCCGACCAGGCGAGCAAGGTCTGGGCGGTGCGCAACCTCCCCCTGTTCGAGCCCCGCGTGCTGGTGCGCGGCTTCTGCGACCTGGTGCACGTCCGCAACACGGGGGTCGCCTTCAGCCTTCTTTCGACCCTCGATCACCGCTGGGTCCACCCGTTCCTGATCCTTGCGACGGTGCTCGCGATGGGGGCGGTGCTCGCCTACATCGCGTACCTCCCCTGCCGGGGGACGGCGCCGGTGGGCCTGGGGCTCATTCTCGGCGGGGCGATCGGAAACCTGATCGACCGGGCGCGGCTGGGGTACGTCGTCGACTTCATCGACCTGCACTGGCGCGGCCACCACTGGCCCACCTTCAACGTGGCAGACATCGGGATCTCCGTGGGCATCGCCCTGCTCGTGATCGACATGGTGTTCTCCACGAAGGAGCCCTCGGATGCATCCCGTCCTGCTCCAGATCGGTAGCCTCAAGGTCTACTCGTACGGCGTCTTCGTCGCGATCGGCTTCCTCGCCGCCCTGTGGATCTCCGGGCGGGAGATCGCCCGCCAGGGACTCGACCGCGAGAAGTTCCTCGACATGGGGTTCTGGGTGGTCCTCTCCGCCATCGCGGGAGCGAGGATCTTCCACGTCCTCGTCTACTGGCGGCAATACGCGGAGGCGCCCGGGGAGATCCTCAAACTGTGGAACGGCGGGCTGGTCTTCTACGGCGGGTTCATCGCCGCGGTGGCGGCCTGCGTCGTGTTCCTCCGGAGGAACCGGATGCCGTTCCTGCCGGTGGCCGACGCGTCGGCGATCGGCATCCCGCTCGGGCTCGCCTTCGGGCGGCTCGGCTGCACTTCGGCCGGATGCTGCTTCGGAAAGCCGTCCACCCTCCCGTGGGCGATCACCTTCACCGACCCCGCCTGTCTCGCGCCTCTCCACGTACCTCTCCACCCGACGCAGATCTACGAAGCGATCGGGGGGTTCGCCATCTGCGGCTTCCTCTACATCACGCGGGACCGGTTCAAGACTCCGGGAATGCGCTTCTGGACGATGCTCATCCTGTACGGCGTCGCGCGGTCGTTCTTCGAGATCTTCCGCGACGACCCCCGCGGATTCCTCGGCCCCTTCTCCGAATCGCAGGCCGTCTCGGCCGTCCTGATCACCTACGCGATCGTCTCCATCCTCCGCGCCCGCTCGAAAGCTAACGCTCCCGCCCGGTAGTCGGCCGGGAGCCGCGGCGGCGGCGTTTCATTCTCCGCCGTCCATCATGTCTTCGAGAAATCCCAGCGGAACAGGAAACGGATTCTGCCCCCGGTAGGTTCGCTTGTCCCTCGTTTTCCTGAAGATCGACGATAGTTCCCCGAACAGTGGGAACTCACTTCGCAGGCGATGCCGCCTTTCCTTCCCGGCCTTGTGGGAATGGATGACCCCGCTCCTCACAAGCCGCGGCAATTGCCTTCGGACGCACTTGATATCGATGCCGGTAACGCGGGCGATAAGGCGCGGATGCAGCGGGTCGTCCGGGAAGTCAAAGAAGACCGCAAGGATCACGTAAAGCGATTTCGTCGGGAACAACGCCTCGATCATGGCGTGAAAAAAAATGCAAATCGGGGGCTAACCAACCGAGGACATGGAACAGGGAGGACGGGGAGTTTCGAGGGTTGGGTATCCGCAATAATTGAGGGCATTTTGCCCTCAATTATTCTCTCAGCCTATGTCTGTAATGATCAGGGCAGGGCGCCGCCGACGACCATGCGGATCGCGTGGTTGCCGTAGTCTTATCGACAGTAGATGCGGTATGACATTCTCACCGAGATCGATCGCTTGGGTGCTCGATGAGGGGTTCTTCCCACTCCAACGCTCGCATTTAATTGCGTTAACGAAACTATGCGATATGCGATTTGGTAATCCGCCAGACCATCATGAAGGAGGAGGGGCAAAAGGACGCGGCGGTGCGTGCGATAACTGAGCCGGCGTCAGCATCCAGGCGCAATACAGCTCTCCCGGGGATGCTGAAATTAGCTACGGGTTCCAATAGCGTGTTGAATCCGGTGAACTGCAACTCCCCCAGGTTACGGTGCTGTGGACTGAATGAACGCTCCCCCGCCAGAAAATAATACCAGCGGGTCGATCCCTTCGGAAAAGCGGGTGCCTCCCGCGTTAGCGACCGAGTAGTAGATGTTCCCGTTTGCAAGGGAAAGATCATGTCCGCGAATACCAGCGAGTCGCTCATCTAGGCGTAGGTGATGGACGACGGCGCCCGTAGCGGATAGTTGAACCGGGAGAACGGCTCCGTCGTGTCGTACGGCAGGTTGTCGGTCACGAAATCGGATTCCGATGTCCCGATCATCTGATAGACCCTCGGGTCGAGGTAGTTGACGAAGTAGAGGTGATCGACGTCGAAGACCGCGAGGTTAAATCGGGCTACCAAATTCTCTACGCCGTTGTCGTACACAAGTTTGTTCACCACCCCGTTATCGACCCGAATAATCTGGTTCCAGTCGTTGAAGAGGTAGAGATTCCCCGCCGGGTCGACGTCGATGTCCGAGACGGAACCGATCGGCGCGGAAGCGGCGGGAGCGCCGGGCGTGAAGGTCCCGTGGGTTCCGTCCCCCGCGAACACGGATAGGTAGCCGTACCGGTCGATCCGCTTCACCTTCTTGAACGCGGAAGAGGAGACGTAGATCGCATCGTCCGGGCCGGCCTTGACCGCGGTCGGGCTGCCAAGGCGCGCCTCGTTGTCGAGCCCGCCGTCTCCCGTGTCCCCCGAAGTGCCCGAGCCGCCCGATGCCGGGGCGCCGCAGATCGTGACGATCGTCCCCTTCGCGTACATCGCGACCGGGACCGTCTCCACCTCGCCCGGGGAGAGCGTGATGCCGTTGTACCATCCGCGGCCCAGCAGCGGGGCGGCGAGAACGGCGTCGCCGGAGGGGATCGCGGTGTTATCGCTCGTCCACTTCGACGGTGATGTGCGACCCGGGGGGGATCCCGCCGATCTCGCCGCGGCCTTCCGAACGGAGGAACCACTTCTCGATCGGCGCGAAGTGCGGGGCGAGGACGCGGATCCGGATCCGGTCGGTCGGGTCCGTGGCGAACGACGGCCCGCGGGTCGACACACGCGAGGCGGTGGCAGAGCCGGGAGGCGACGGGTAGACCAGCTGGACCGCGATGGAACCGTCCCCGGCGCGCGAACAGCCGGCCGCACCCGCGAAAAGGATCGACGCGAGAAGGGCGAGGGGAAGGAACGACCGCAACGAACCGACGGTTGACAACGTTGCCTCCGGAATGCCGATAATCCGCAATATAATACCTTCATCCCGGATTTGTCGGAGAAAACGATGGAGTCTTACGTCCCCTCGTCGTCACCGCTCGCGGCGGAAGAGCTGACAGCGTACATCGGTCCACGGGCGGACCGGTATCGCTCCCGGTTCGAGCGGTTCACCCGTACGGGTAAGACCCGTTTCGAGCTCTCGTGGAACAATCCGGCTGCCTTCCTGGGGTTGTGGTGGTATCTCTACCGGAAGATGTACTGGTGGGCG from Candidatus Deferrimicrobium sp. harbors:
- the ileS gene encoding isoleucine--tRNA ligase produces the protein MDYKETLNLPQTEFPMRANLAQREPATLARWEGMGLHRRMVENRKGRPTFVLHDGPPYANGHIHIGHALNKILKDMIVKYRTMAGSLSVYIPGWDCHGLPIEHQVDKILGAKKGTIPTGDKRRLCRSFAAKFIDIQREEFKRLGVLGDWENPYRTMTFDYEAGILREFGRFVGSGAVYQGTKPVYWCLSCRTALAEAEVEYADHTSDSIHVKFPFAEPPGKIHPALSGKKVFFVIWTTTPWTIPANLGIALHPDYDYVALEAGGEVYVVAEGLAERFAAETGLSSPATLATFRAGHLERMRCRHPFVDRDSLLVLADYVTLDAGTGCVHTAPGHGREDYETGLKYGLPILAPLNDEGRFTEDVPFFAGLRVFEANPKVNEKLAEVGALMSHGEITHSYPHCWRCKNPVIFRATKQWFISMDRAGLREKSLAGIRKVRWIPGWGQERIEGMIANRPDWCISRQRAWGVPIALFRCEGCGHHLLDRNLIDHVAGFFEKEGADAWFDRKVPELLPPGTACPECGGTAFGKETDILDVWFDSGVSYACVCEGKENLGIPVDLYLEGSDQHRGWFHSSLLAAVGTRGFPPYRGVLTHGFVVDGKGEAMHKSKGNVIAPEEIIKKHGAELLRLWVAAADYRDDIRLSKDILDRLTEAYRKVRNTIRYLLASLSDFDPARDAVPVNRMEEIDRYALVLFDRLAATVRKAYEEYEFYILFHAVNNFCSVDLSAFYLNVLKDRMYCSPAGDPARRSAQTAIFEIARGLLSLTAPVLSFTTDEAWAYLPAYPGKPESVFLSDLPEPLGIPEAEAIGARWERILALRSEVAQPLETARKEKVIGSGQDALVSIAPGPFADLFDTHAREIRDTLIVSGIATGEVTGPGVYESAAFPGLKVKVEKAPWKKCERCWNHTPEVGTLAGTPELCQRCAAAVGK
- the lspA gene encoding signal peptidase II; protein product: MPIVSALLLGAADQASKVWAVRNLPLFEPRVLVRGFCDLVHVRNTGVAFSLLSTLDHRWVHPFLILATVLAMGAVLAYIAYLPCRGTAPVGLGLILGGAIGNLIDRARLGYVVDFIDLHWRGHHWPTFNVADIGISVGIALLVIDMVFSTKEPSDASRPAPDR
- the lgt gene encoding prolipoprotein diacylglyceryl transferase codes for the protein MHPVLLQIGSLKVYSYGVFVAIGFLAALWISGREIARQGLDREKFLDMGFWVVLSAIAGARIFHVLVYWRQYAEAPGEILKLWNGGLVFYGGFIAAVAACVVFLRRNRMPFLPVADASAIGIPLGLAFGRLGCTSAGCCFGKPSTLPWAITFTDPACLAPLHVPLHPTQIYEAIGGFAICGFLYITRDRFKTPGMRFWTMLILYGVARSFFEIFRDDPRGFLGPFSESQAVSAVLITYAIVSILRARSKANAPAR